A genomic segment from Nostoc sp. ATCC 53789 encodes:
- a CDS encoding TnsA endonuclease N-terminal domain-containing protein: MNEFEFEDWCRQQQLATHTIDLIALLRKSPPSRRVQGRTKNVCGVYPSSKMGVTIQFESHTVELWAIYLMEHDPKVLEFYDQPPPFKIQYKNQAGRNIGHYHTPDFFVLRHDGACWEEWKTVKEVEKLAQKYPGRYQKTASGHWRCPPGEAHASQFGLKYCVRTDAELNPVFTQNLMFLSDYLGFKSNLTTNVHSIVLAYLEANPGITIAALLQELNDVCANDIYIMIATELLYVDLFAVPLVEHWRTRLWVSQQTHDAYTHVSVVGVTTKNAPNSLTTLLPNTALEWDSALWTLVNYGETTTTLLPESGFPIQLPTAFFLQLFDSGTIKIHNGVTDATINETVRTLMEAASPVHLKEANRKFNIVQAYFQRHTDIYQDIKERTLRRWVQQFREAEASLGCGYVGLLPRTHQQGNRQPKSPTDSSELLDKFIKEHFETPRQATGASVYRAYVRTCTALNIQPLSNRTFYQRLKKRPTHEQTLKRQGAKAAYATEPFVWELALNTRPHGNRPLEIVHIDHTELDIELRSLATGRLLGRPWLTLLTDAYSRRILAVYLTFDAPSYRSCMMGLRILVQRQGRFPSTLVVDGGKEFHSIYFDTLLARYHCTKKTRPGGKPRFGSVIERLFGTTNTEFIYNLLGNTQASKQPRQLTKTVDPKQLAVWNLGDLYTYLTQWAYSIYDSNHHDSLGASPGVVYNEGLSIAGERLHRSIAYNEEFFMATRPSTPKGQAKVQPGYGIKVNYLYYWSDAFRNPNVEKTLVPVRYDPFDMGVAYAYVDGRWVRCISQYYSTFVGRTEKEVLLAAQEIRQLNKRSATATNLNAKHLADFIANVQEHEALLLQRLRDLESKRLLENLTSSNSSDSSVNQVKERLAVLAQQSEDVASQHVSSRNVEPLDLSSLPILAEYK, encoded by the coding sequence ATGAACGAATTCGAGTTTGAAGATTGGTGTAGGCAACAGCAACTAGCAACCCACACCATTGATTTGATTGCACTCCTCAGGAAATCCCCACCCTCACGTCGGGTACAAGGACGAACCAAGAACGTTTGTGGCGTGTATCCTAGTTCTAAAATGGGGGTCACAATTCAATTCGAGAGCCATACAGTGGAATTATGGGCGATTTACCTGATGGAACACGACCCCAAAGTTTTAGAGTTCTACGACCAGCCACCACCATTCAAAATCCAGTACAAAAATCAAGCAGGGCGTAATATCGGTCACTATCATACCCCTGACTTTTTTGTATTACGTCATGATGGTGCGTGCTGGGAGGAGTGGAAAACAGTTAAGGAAGTAGAGAAATTAGCACAAAAATATCCTGGGCGTTATCAAAAAACAGCATCCGGTCATTGGCGTTGCCCACCAGGAGAAGCCCACGCATCACAATTTGGTCTAAAATACTGCGTTCGTACTGATGCCGAATTGAATCCCGTTTTTACCCAGAACTTAATGTTTTTGTCGGATTACCTAGGATTTAAATCAAATTTGACAACAAATGTACACTCGATAGTTCTGGCTTACCTGGAAGCAAATCCAGGAATAACGATTGCGGCATTGCTACAAGAATTAAATGATGTATGTGCCAATGACATATACATCATGATTGCAACTGAGCTTCTGTACGTGGATTTGTTTGCTGTCCCCTTAGTTGAACATTGGCGGACACGATTATGGGTAAGTCAACAAACTCATGACGCTTATACACACGTATCTGTTGTAGGAGTGACTACAAAGAACGCTCCCAATAGTCTCACAACACTGCTACCTAACACAGCCCTTGAGTGGGATTCGGCGCTATGGACTTTAGTAAACTATGGCGAGACCACAACCACGCTATTACCAGAGTCAGGCTTCCCAATACAGTTACCCACAGCATTTTTTCTCCAGTTATTCGACAGTGGCACCATTAAAATCCATAACGGAGTTACAGATGCAACTATAAATGAAACAGTACGTACTTTAATGGAGGCCGCTTCTCCTGTTCACTTAAAAGAAGCGAACCGAAAATTTAATATAGTACAGGCATATTTTCAGCGCCATACAGATATCTATCAAGACATCAAAGAGCGTACCTTGCGTAGATGGGTACAACAGTTCCGTGAAGCAGAAGCAAGTTTAGGTTGCGGTTATGTTGGGTTACTACCACGGACACATCAGCAAGGGAATCGTCAACCAAAATCGCCCACAGATTCAAGTGAATTATTAGATAAATTTATTAAAGAGCATTTTGAAACACCAAGACAAGCGACAGGCGCTTCAGTATATCGGGCGTATGTCAGAACCTGTACAGCATTAAATATACAACCCCTTAGTAACCGCACTTTCTACCAGCGTTTAAAAAAGCGCCCAACTCATGAGCAGACATTAAAGCGTCAGGGAGCAAAAGCCGCATACGCAACAGAGCCTTTTGTATGGGAACTAGCTTTAAATACACGTCCTCACGGAAACCGGCCTCTGGAGATAGTCCATATTGACCATACCGAACTCGATATTGAATTACGCTCACTTGCTACAGGTCGGCTACTTGGGCGACCTTGGCTAACATTACTGACCGATGCCTATTCCCGGCGAATCTTGGCAGTTTATCTGACTTTTGATGCACCTTCTTACAGGTCTTGCATGATGGGGCTACGTATTTTAGTCCAGCGCCAAGGTCGTTTTCCCTCAACATTGGTTGTAGATGGTGGCAAAGAATTCCACAGTATATACTTTGACACCTTGCTGGCACGTTACCACTGCACCAAGAAAACAAGACCTGGTGGCAAACCCCGCTTTGGGTCAGTAATTGAACGATTATTTGGGACGACAAATACTGAATTTATCTATAACCTACTAGGTAATACCCAAGCAAGTAAACAGCCCCGCCAACTCACCAAAACTGTTGACCCAAAACAGTTAGCTGTTTGGAATTTGGGAGATTTATATACTTACCTGACCCAGTGGGCTTACTCCATTTACGACTCAAATCATCACGACTCATTAGGTGCCTCTCCAGGCGTTGTTTATAACGAAGGGTTGTCAATTGCAGGAGAACGGTTGCACCGAAGTATTGCTTATAACGAAGAGTTCTTCATGGCAACACGTCCTTCCACCCCTAAAGGTCAAGCGAAAGTTCAGCCGGGATATGGGATTAAAGTCAATTATCTCTACTATTGGAGTGATGCTTTCCGCAATCCAAATGTAGAAAAAACATTAGTACCAGTACGCTACGACCCTTTTGATATGGGAGTTGCTTACGCCTATGTTGATGGGCGTTGGGTGAGATGTATCTCTCAGTATTACAGTACTTTCGTTGGACGCACTGAAAAAGAAGTGTTGTTAGCGGCACAAGAAATTAGGCAATTGAACAAACGTAGCGCCACGGCGACAAATTTGAACGCTAAACATTTAGCTGACTTCATTGCCAATGTCCAAGAACATGAAGCCTTGTTGCTGCAAAGATTGCGTGATTTGGAAAGTAAACGCTTACTAGAGAATTTAACGTCTAGTAATTCTTCAGACTCATCAGTAAACCAAGTAAAGGAAAGGTTGGCTGTATTGGCACAACAGAGTGAAGATGTTGCATCGCAGCACGTATCATCTCGAAACGTTGAACCGTTGGATCTAAGTTCACTGCCAATATTAGCGGAATACAAATAG
- a CDS encoding ATP-binding protein, with amino-acid sequence MDLNRNRSDDINLLTQFKEYAVLHPQLARVDMLLMRAIREPAGFAHVLVYGPSGVGKTTMIRQIARRLNAPHSEDLAKNSSSYRNGYVPQLPLLLIETRPPDSGVFNRTDYYRTALKLLNEPFYERRSIVDIDTSEAWEKKGRGRSSKASQFNDSPELRHALEEAMTKRGVRAVILDEAQHLMKIGTGSNAGKLLDQLDWIKSMTNVTGVLHILIGTYELLNFRNLSGQASRRGLDIHFPRYLYQNEQDRLDFQAALLALLKQVPLDINIPELMQHWLYFYEHSIGCLGVLKDWLIRTVAAALDDGNQALTLKQLHEHTLTLAQCERMAIEATEGEEKLSYMESRREHLWHLLQIGMGSTDVPTNAVPPETPLVGSEITSSQTESPPKTKRTRKKPNVPAPQEFTTTTANEIPVEPAPKKKQTRKKTTSTQTLEITDTPLSNSSADLQMITQETQQQTDKSREKKSGTRVGQRKPKRDTVGHESQSTT; translated from the coding sequence ATGGATTTAAACAGGAACAGGAGCGATGACATCAACTTACTTACTCAATTTAAGGAGTATGCAGTTTTACATCCACAGTTAGCACGGGTAGATATGCTGCTCATGCGTGCGATTCGAGAACCTGCTGGATTTGCTCATGTGTTGGTGTATGGGCCAAGTGGTGTGGGCAAGACGACGATGATACGGCAAATTGCCCGACGTTTAAATGCTCCTCACAGTGAGGATTTAGCAAAGAATTCCTCAAGCTACCGCAACGGTTATGTACCTCAATTACCTCTTTTACTGATAGAGACACGTCCACCTGACAGTGGGGTGTTTAATCGAACTGACTATTACCGGACTGCGCTGAAGCTTTTGAATGAGCCATTCTACGAGCGTCGTAGCATTGTAGACATTGATACATCGGAGGCATGGGAGAAAAAAGGGCGTGGACGTAGTAGCAAAGCTTCCCAGTTTAATGATTCTCCAGAACTGCGCCACGCATTAGAAGAAGCGATGACCAAACGTGGTGTACGTGCGGTTATCCTTGATGAAGCGCAACATTTAATGAAGATTGGGACTGGAAGTAATGCTGGCAAGCTTTTAGACCAGTTGGATTGGATTAAATCCATGACGAATGTTACGGGTGTTTTACACATCCTGATTGGTACTTACGAACTGTTAAATTTCCGCAATTTAAGTGGTCAAGCATCTCGGCGCGGTCTAGATATCCACTTTCCGCGCTATTTGTACCAAAATGAACAAGACCGTTTGGATTTTCAAGCCGCTTTATTGGCTCTTTTGAAGCAAGTACCTCTTGATATTAATATTCCCGAATTAATGCAGCATTGGCTTTACTTCTATGAACATTCTATTGGCTGTCTTGGAGTACTAAAAGACTGGCTCATCCGAACTGTGGCGGCGGCATTAGATGATGGAAATCAAGCTTTAACTTTAAAACAATTACACGAACATACCCTAACGCTAGCGCAGTGCGAACGTATGGCAATAGAAGCAACTGAGGGCGAAGAAAAACTTAGCTATATGGAGAGCCGTCGCGAACACTTATGGCATTTGCTACAAATAGGAATGGGTTCAACGGATGTACCGACTAATGCAGTCCCTCCTGAAACTCCGTTGGTCGGTAGTGAAATCACTTCATCGCAAACAGAGTCACCACCTAAAACAAAGCGGACTCGGAAAAAGCCAAACGTACCTGCACCACAAGAATTCACGACCACAACAGCAAACGAGATCCCTGTAGAGCCAGCCCCAAAAAAGAAGCAGACTCGCAAAAAAACTACATCTACTCAAACACTTGAAATTACTGATACACCACTTAGTAATTCCAGTGCTGACCTTCAGATGATAACCCAGGAGACGCAACAGCAAACAGATAAGAGCCGCGAGAAAAAGTCAGGCACACGGGTTGGGCAACGCAAACCCAAGCGAGACACTGTTGGGCATGAATCGCAGTCAACGACATAA
- a CDS encoding cadherin-like domain-containing protein, translating into MEVGRGAGEQGSRGEAYTSSFPSAPLLTTMQSFLGRLLGVKFHVSRLGKPTQGESTIMANAVLNLSDLNGSNGFVINGIAIDRYDRSNISVSSAGDINGDGLDDLIIGASSTSPNDQLYAGSSYVVFGSSSDFDASLNLSSLNGSNGFVINGIDPDDRSGDSVSSAGDINGDGFDDLIIGAYRADPNGQDRAGESYVVFGSSSGFDASLNLSSLDGSNGFVINGIDFYDFSGYSVSSAGDINGDGFDDLIIGAYRVYSNGQPFAGSSYVVFGSSSGFDASLNLSSLNGSNGFVINGIDPDDRSGYSVSSAGDINGDGIDDLIIGAIDAFGQEFAGESYVVFGSNSGFDASFNLSSLNGSNGFVINGIDAYDFSGNPVRSAGDINGDGFDDLIIGARGADPNGQEFAGESYVIFGSSNGFDAQLKLSSLNGSNGFVINGIDAYDGSGSSVRGAGDINGDGFDDLIIGARGADPNGQRGAGESYVVFGSNSGFDAQLNLSSLNGSNGFVINGIDSFDLSGSSVSSAGDINGDGFDDLIIGADRAGEGYVVFGFGTVATTNEDTAVTILTRDILRIFTYLDNDTLSISNFTNPTNGTLALNDNNTPDNPSDDFFIYTPNANFNGTDSFTFTVADGNGGNITGAFNLNVKPVNDAPIAVNDTLTTGFNTATTILASTLLANDTDIDNSNLRITSVSNVTNGTAVLNDNGTPGNSADDFTVFTPFNGLSGNANFNYTISDGSLTSTATVTIAVGTKITGTNQNDTISGTPGNDAIAGGKGNDILTGVAGNDTFVFRLGDGNDTITDFAGIGIGSNPSATVITQLDTLQFIGSGLTARNLQLTQNGNNLELTFSDAASTKVTLQNFQLENLDNLPATSSRSAIGNILFDGQTSITDSFDVFNANSTQTNLFNKNTITFLNDLNNNVAGFDNSNDVINGQGGNDIINGNSGNDLLRGDEGDDILIGGEGNDTVVGGKGNDVLIGGVGADLFLYNSNADFVGVDAIADFQSSKGDKIVLDKTTFSTITSAAGTGFSNITDFQITSSAATSTAKIVYDRLNGELFYNQNGNAAGFGSGGLFATLTGAPTLTASDFVLQA; encoded by the coding sequence GTGGAAGTCGGCAGAGGAGCAGGGGAGCAGGGGAGCAGAGGAGAGGCTTATACAAGTTCTTTCCCCTCTGCCCCTCTGCTAACCACCATGCAAAGTTTCCTTGGCAGACTACTAGGGGTGAAATTTCACGTTTCTAGACTCGGTAAACCAACACAAGGAGAATCAACAATAATGGCGAATGCAGTTTTAAATTTATCTGATCTTAATGGCAGCAATGGCTTTGTGATTAACGGCATTGCCATTGATAGATATGACCGCTCAAACATTTCCGTCAGCAGTGCGGGGGATATCAACGGTGACGGCTTGGACGACCTGATTATCGGGGCATCAAGTACCTCCCCCAACGATCAGCTTTATGCCGGGTCAAGCTACGTGGTCTTTGGCAGCAGCAGTGACTTTGATGCCAGTCTTAACCTTTCGTCCCTGAATGGCAGCAATGGCTTTGTGATTAACGGCATTGATCCAGATGACCGCTCAGGTGATTCTGTCAGCAGTGCGGGAGACATCAACGGCGACGGCTTTGACGACCTGATTATCGGGGCATATCGTGCCGACCCCAACGGTCAAGACAGAGCTGGGGAGAGCTACGTGGTCTTTGGCAGCAGTAGTGGCTTTGATGCCAGTCTTAACCTCTCGTCCCTAGATGGCAGCAACGGCTTTGTGATTAATGGCATCGATTTTTATGACTTCTCAGGCTATTCCGTCAGCAGTGCGGGGGACATCAACGGCGACGGCTTCGATGACCTAATTATCGGGGCATATCGTGTATACTCCAACGGTCAGCCTTTTGCCGGGTCAAGCTACGTGGTGTTTGGAAGCAGCAGTGGCTTTGATGCCAGTCTCAACCTCTCGTCCCTCAATGGCAGCAATGGCTTTGTGATTAACGGCATTGATCCAGATGACCGCTCAGGCTATTCCGTCAGCAGTGCGGGGGACATTAACGGTGACGGTATAGATGACCTGATTATCGGCGCAATTGATGCCTTCGGTCAGGAGTTTGCTGGTGAAAGCTACGTGGTCTTTGGCAGCAATAGTGGCTTCGATGCCAGTTTTAACCTCTCATCCCTGAATGGCAGCAACGGCTTTGTGATTAATGGCATTGATGCGTATGACTTCTCAGGTAATCCTGTTAGAAGTGCGGGGGACATCAACGGCGACGGCTTCGACGACCTGATTATCGGGGCACGAGGTGCCGACCCCAACGGTCAGGAGTTTGCTGGGGAGAGCTACGTGATCTTTGGCAGCAGTAATGGCTTTGATGCCCAACTTAAGCTCTCATCCCTTAATGGCAGCAACGGCTTTGTGATTAATGGCATTGATGCGTATGACGGCTCAGGCAGTTCTGTCAGAGGTGCAGGGGACATCAACGGCGACGGCTTCGACGACCTGATTATCGGGGCACGAGGTGCCGACCCCAACGGTCAACGTGGTGCCGGTGAGAGCTACGTGGTCTTTGGCAGCAATAGTGGCTTTGATGCTCAACTCAACCTCTCATCCCTTAATGGCAGCAACGGCTTTGTGATTAATGGCATTGATAGCTTTGACTTGTCAGGCAGTTCTGTCAGCAGTGCGGGGGATATCAACGGCGACGGCTTCGACGACCTGATTATCGGGGCAGATCGTGCTGGGGAGGGCTACGTGGTCTTTGGCTTTGGCACGGTGGCTACCACCAATGAAGATACAGCCGTAACTATCCTTACTAGAGATATTCTGCGTATATTTACATATTTAGATAATGATACTTTAAGCATTAGCAACTTCACTAACCCCACTAACGGCACACTAGCACTCAACGACAACAACACTCCAGACAACCCCAGTGACGACTTCTTTATCTACACCCCCAATGCCAATTTCAACGGCACTGACAGCTTCACTTTCACTGTCGCTGATGGCAATGGCGGCAACATTACAGGTGCTTTTAACCTCAATGTCAAACCAGTCAACGATGCACCCATTGCCGTCAATGATACTTTGACTACTGGTTTTAATACTGCTACTACCATCCTTGCTAGTACCCTGTTGGCTAATGATACCGACATCGATAACAGTAATCTCCGTATTACTAGCGTTAGTAATGTAACTAATGGTACTGCTGTGCTAAATGATAATGGCACACCGGGCAACTCGGCGGATGATTTTACTGTCTTTACCCCATTTAATGGGTTGAGTGGCAATGCCAACTTCAATTACACCATTAGCGATGGTAGTCTGACTAGTACTGCTACGGTTACGATCGCAGTTGGCACTAAGATTACTGGCACTAACCAAAACGATACCATTTCTGGAACACCAGGGAATGATGCAATCGCTGGTGGCAAGGGCAATGATATTCTCACAGGCGTTGCGGGGAATGATACTTTTGTCTTCCGCCTTGGTGATGGAAACGACACGATCACTGATTTTGCTGGAATAGGTATTGGCTCAAATCCATCAGCAACGGTGATTACCCAACTGGATACATTGCAATTTATCGGTAGTGGTTTAACTGCCCGAAATCTGCAACTTACGCAAAATGGTAATAACTTAGAACTCACCTTTTCAGATGCAGCTTCTACCAAAGTTACTCTGCAAAACTTTCAATTAGAAAATCTGGATAATTTGCCAGCAACTTCTTCACGATCGGCTATTGGTAATATCCTGTTTGATGGACAAACCAGTATAACTGACAGTTTTGATGTCTTCAATGCCAACTCCACTCAAACTAATCTCTTTAACAAGAACACCATCACTTTTTTGAATGACCTTAACAATAACGTCGCGGGTTTTGACAACTCCAATGATGTGATTAATGGTCAAGGAGGTAACGACATCATCAATGGTAATAGTGGAAATGACCTACTGCGGGGCGATGAAGGCGACGATATTCTCATTGGTGGAGAAGGCAATGATACTGTTGTGGGTGGCAAAGGCAATGATGTTCTTATCGGTGGTGTCGGTGCTGACCTTTTCCTTTACAACAGCAATGCTGACTTTGTTGGTGTTGATGCGATCGCTGACTTCCAAAGCAGCAAAGGTGACAAAATTGTACTGGATAAGACTACCTTTAGTACAATTACTTCTGCTGCCGGAACTGGTTTTAGTAACATCACTGATTTTCAAATTACGAGTTCAGCAGCGACTAGCACGGCAAAAATTGTCTACGATCGTCTAAATGGTGAGTTGTTCTACAACCAAAATGGCAACGCGGCTGGTTTTGGCAGTGGTGGGCTATTTGCAACTCTAACTGGTGCGCCAACTCTCACCGCATCTGATTTTGTGCTGCAAGCATAG
- a CDS encoding TIGR03032 family protein has product MNQNPVTVTNSLEINASRQFTPWLLEQNLSLAFTTYQAGKLFFIGLQQGGKLSVFERTFERCMGLYAYGSSLYMSSLYQLWRFENILQPGQVHDNYDAVYLPQISYVTGDLDIHDIALSNSPFPNGKIPSGGLNNSENLIFVNTLFSCLAKVSSTHSFIPLWQPPFISKLAAEDRCHFNGLAMRDGQPRYVTVVSQSDAAEGWRDKRADGGCVIDVESNEIVIKGLSMPHSPRWYQDKLWLLNSGTGDFGYVDLGRGSFEPVAFCPGYMRGCAFHGNFAIVGISQPRHNKTFSGLPLDEKLQQKNVEPRCGLLVIDLRTGDIVHSLRIEGAVLELYDVVALPGVRRPMAIGFKSDEIRRMVTMG; this is encoded by the coding sequence ATGAATCAAAATCCTGTAACTGTAACTAATAGCTTAGAAATAAATGCCTCACGGCAGTTCACCCCTTGGTTGTTAGAACAGAATCTCAGTCTAGCTTTCACTACATATCAAGCAGGTAAATTATTTTTCATCGGCTTGCAACAAGGCGGCAAACTATCAGTATTCGAGCGCACCTTTGAACGCTGCATGGGTTTGTATGCTTATGGCAGCAGTTTGTATATGAGTTCGCTTTATCAATTATGGCGCTTTGAAAACATCCTACAACCGGGACAAGTTCACGACAACTACGATGCTGTTTATTTGCCCCAGATAAGTTATGTGACGGGAGACTTAGACATTCATGATATCGCCCTGAGTAATTCCCCATTCCCAAACGGCAAAATTCCCAGTGGTGGCTTAAATAATTCAGAGAATTTGATATTTGTCAATACCCTATTTAGCTGTTTAGCCAAAGTTAGTTCCACCCATAGCTTCATTCCCCTGTGGCAACCGCCGTTTATTAGTAAATTGGCAGCAGAAGACAGGTGTCATTTCAACGGGTTAGCAATGCGAGATGGTCAACCCAGATATGTCACTGTTGTTAGTCAGTCAGATGCAGCAGAAGGATGGCGGGACAAACGGGCTGATGGTGGTTGCGTCATTGATGTGGAGAGTAACGAGATAGTAATTAAGGGGCTTTCTATGCCCCATTCTCCTCGCTGGTATCAAGACAAATTGTGGTTACTCAACTCTGGGACAGGAGATTTTGGCTACGTAGACTTAGGACGAGGTAGCTTTGAACCCGTGGCTTTTTGTCCGGGATATATGCGTGGTTGTGCATTTCATGGCAACTTTGCGATCGTGGGGATTTCTCAGCCCAGGCACAACAAGACTTTTAGTGGTTTGCCCCTAGATGAAAAACTGCAACAAAAAAACGTCGAACCTCGATGTGGGTTGCTGGTGATTGACTTGCGGACTGGAGATATTGTGCATTCCCTGCGAATAGAGGGAGCCGTACTGGAATTATACGACGTGGTGGCACTACCAGGGGTGCGTCGTCCAATGGCGATCGGCTTTAAGAGTGATGAAATTCGGCGGATGGTGACGATGGGATGA
- the cysC gene encoding adenylyl-sulfate kinase gives MKHLGAILWLTGLSGAGKTTIAHNLDQKLQTRSYPTEILDGDIVRIYLSQGLGFSKQDRDINVRRIGFVANLLSRNGIIAIIAAISPYRQVREELKKTSTKFIEIYVYAPIAVCESRDVKGLYALARAGQIQHFTGISDPYEEPINPEIICQTDRFTVEQCVKGFARK, from the coding sequence ATGAAACACCTTGGTGCAATTCTCTGGCTAACTGGGTTAAGTGGTGCTGGCAAAACAACGATTGCTCACAATCTAGACCAAAAACTGCAAACGCGAAGTTACCCAACAGAAATTCTAGATGGTGATATAGTTCGCATCTATCTTTCACAAGGTCTAGGCTTCAGCAAACAAGACCGAGATATAAATGTGCGTCGGATTGGCTTTGTGGCTAACTTACTTAGTCGTAATGGCATAATTGCGATCATTGCCGCCATCAGTCCCTATCGTCAAGTTCGAGAGGAACTCAAAAAGACTTCTACCAAATTTATCGAAATTTACGTTTATGCTCCTATAGCCGTTTGTGAATCCCGTGATGTTAAAGGACTTTACGCATTAGCTAGAGCCGGACAAATTCAACATTTTACTGGGATCTCCGACCCCTACGAAGAACCAATAAATCCAGAGATTATCTGTCAAACCGATCGATTTACTGTTGAACAATGTGTTAAGGGATTTGCAAGAAAATAA
- a CDS encoding helix-turn-helix transcriptional regulator, producing the protein MDKRMIAWRLNEIMAKKRIRNKDLAAALGIDENSVHRLRRTDEMPRLTGERLNGLCIALECQPGDLIVFIPDDDTDTTGEEEQKVKPIPVREYLKSKADNSQPQDIAA; encoded by the coding sequence ATGGACAAGCGAATGATTGCTTGGAGGTTAAATGAAATAATGGCAAAAAAGCGTATTAGGAATAAAGACCTAGCAGCAGCTTTAGGGATTGACGAAAACTCTGTTCATCGATTGAGAAGAACAGATGAAATGCCTCGATTAACTGGGGAAAGACTTAATGGACTCTGTATTGCCCTTGAATGCCAACCTGGAGATTTAATTGTTTTTATCCCAGATGACGACACAGATACCACAGGAGAAGAAGAACAAAAGGTTAAGCCAATCCCTGTAAGGGAATATCTAAAATCTAAAGCTGATAATTCCCAACCACAGGATATAGCAGCATAA